The sequence below is a genomic window from Candidatus Saccharimonadales bacterium.
GCGCGGTGAGTTTCAAGACTCTTGTTGTAATCCTCGAGTGTGACTTTTCGCTCACGGAACAACTTGCCTTCGTCGATATAATCATAAGTAACCGCAATGTACTTATCTAAGGCATACACAAATCTAGCTTCATCTGTGTCTTTACGCTCATACGCTTCAATGGTTCGAATAATCCATGGAAAATGAGCAAATTCTTCAGCGATGGTAAGCATTGCTTGTTCTTCACGCTGATCTTTCGTCGCTAGTTCGGCTTCACTTGCAAAAGCAGACGTGTCATTGGCATAGACCTCCACGACATCGTGGGCAACCGCAAATTGACAAATCTTACCTACATCTAAAGTCGGGTCTATTTCATGAGCTAGACTGCACGCTAACATAGCTACAGACCAAGAATGTTCTGCATCATTTTCCCATCGACGCTCTCCGATAGGTAGGGGCATATCGCGCTTTATATGGTAAAAAGGCAGAACTATATTTTTCAGCAGGTGTTCGATTTGGCTATGGGTAGGCTTGGGCATGTGTATAGTATATAAGCTCAATACTTTTTAATGAAGATTAATGAGAATAGTTCGAACATCTGTTACTATCCCGCCCCATAGAGGTTATGCCTAAAAGACACCGTTTGGTGTCTTTTAGTTTGCTATACTATTACTTATGATTAATGTGCCTGATACTACTACTGTAAATATGTCTGAATTTAAGCCAGATGCACATAGCATCGCGTTCGCTCCTGAGCTTATACAATTCATTAAAGACAATCAAAAACTCACAACGTATCGTTTTGGCAAAAAATACGATCATTTTAAAGTTGGCGATGTAGTAAATTACCAAAATTCCGAAACAGGAGAAATAGTTGGCAAGCTTCGTATCGCTAATAAAAAAGAAGAGACATTTGCAACATTACCACTAGACAACCCTACACACGAAGCGTATCGAGATAAAGAGCATCAGCGCCAAGTCCTTTCTGGTTATTACGCGTACATCGGTCGGGAGGTTACTGATGATGATTCTTTTCTCATTTTCGACTTTACTCTCGCCACTAATTAACGACTTTCTGTGTTAAAACTTGAGTCGATCAGTGTAGTTCGAACATCCCTTACTATCCTATATAGGCAAAGATATTGACCCTACTTCAAAGAGGCGCATAATGGATAGTATATGAGCGAAGATCAATTTACAAAACTATTCAAGTATATGCAGACCGAGTTTGAAAGTACTCGTAGTGATCTTCAAAAGGTGCGTCAAGACGTACAGCGTGTTTATGAGGTTGTTGACGGCGATACCCATCAAAGAGAAAAAGATGATCACGAACGTGCTGCACTTAGTTTACAAATTGATCGACTTGAAAAACGAATTGCTACGCTCGAGAAGAAACTCGCCTAATACTGGTTCGAACATCCCTCACTATCCTGCCTCATAGAGGTTATGCTTAAAAAGACACTGTTACAGTGTCTTTTTAATTTTGGTATGATAGCTACATGAAATGGATCGGAATAACTGGCTCATGGCGAAAATCAAGCCCAGAAATGGAGGCAGATTTAAAACGTGAAGTTACCGCCGTTTTGCAAAACGGTGCGGGTATTGTGGCTGGTGGAGCACTAGGCGTAGACTACCTCGCAACGGAGTTAGCATTAATACACGCTCCTGATGGGTCGCGATTGAAGATATTCTTGCCAACCTCCCTTGACATGTACATAGCTCATTATCGTAAGCGAGCCAAAGAGGGCGTCATAACGGTAGATCAGTCGGAAGCATTAATTCAACAACTTATGACAGTAGACAAACTTGGATCTCTAATTTCTAATCTCGACCAAACTGAACCCAATGAAAAAACATACTTCCTACGAAATACCGAAGTGATAAATGCAAGCGACGAAATACTTGCGTTCCAAATCAACGCCAGTGCAGGCACGCAAGACACAATAGATAAGGCGCGACAACGTGGAATTCCTGTCGAAGTATTCACCTATACAGTAGAGTAGCAGTTCGAACATCCCTCACTATCCGGCTCTAAGGTATCATAAAAAGGAATGCTTTATACATTTCTTTTATTTTTCATAAACCTCAATCGGCAAATCATCCGGATCAAAGAAGAAAATAGTCTTCTTATTCGTGTATGGATCGTTTTGAAGCCTAGTCGTTTTTATATTTTTGCTTTGTAATTCCTTTAGGACTGCTTCAACATCATCAACTTCAAAGGCTATATGGCGAAGACCAGTTGCTTCGGGATAAGTAGGACGCAAGGGCGGATTTGGGAATGAGAAAAGCTCTAATAGGTATTCGCCGTTGATAGCAAGATCAAGCTTATATGAGTCTCGTTCTTTTCTGTAATATTCGTCCAAGATCGTAGCGCCTACAATATCTGTATAGAAGGCTTTTGACTTCTCGTAATCCGATGCAATGATCGCAATATGATGAACTTTATTAATTTTCACCGTTAGATTTCTCGAATAGTTTCGATTTCAGCACCAAGTGCGTTGAGCCGATTTGCAAAATCTTCGTATCCGCGGTTGATCGAATAAACGTCACGCAGGATCGATCGGCCAGGCGCGGCAAGCATGGCAAGCAAAATAACGACCGATGGACGAAGTGCGGGCGGGGCAACCACATCTGCGGGTTTCCATTTTGTTGGGCCGTGAATAAATACACGGTGCGGGTCGACAAGTTCAATATGCGCGTTTAGCTTTGTGAGTTCGGTAAAGTAAATCGCGCGGTTTTCGTATGACCAGTCGTGCACTAGCGTGCGGCCATGAGCTTTGGTTGCGATCAAACCCAGGAAAGGAAGGTTATCCATATTCACACCAGGAAAGGGCATGCTGTGGAGCTTATCTTTTGGAGCATGAAGGACAGAACGTTTGATGCTGATATCAACGAGACGAGACTGTCCGTTTCGGGCTTTGTACTCATCAGTTAATTCAAACTGCAAGCCCATGCCGGAAAGTATTGCCAACTCCAGTTCGATGAATTCGATTGGTGCGCGCTGGATAGTAATTTCAGAATCAGTGACAACGGCTGCAGCTACAAGGCTCATTGCTTCGATAGGGTCTTCGCTTGGGCAGTACTCGACGTCTTTATTGATGCTTTTGACACCCTTAATCTTTAGAATTGTCGTGCCGATTCCTTCAATCTTGACACCGAGTTTTTCTAGGAAGAAACAAACGTCCTGCACCATATAGTTTGGGCTGGCGTTACGGATAGTGGTTATACCATCGTATAGCGCAGCAGCCATAATGACATTTTCGGTAACCGTGTCACCACGTTCGGTAAGGAGGATCGTCTTCTCGATCTTTTTTTCATGAACAGTAGCATGGTAGTAGTCGGTGTTTGGCTTTGCTTCAACACTTAGTCCAAATGGCGCTAAACCGACCATGTGGGGTTCGACCGTACGTGTGCCAAGGTTACATCCGCCGGCAAACGGTAGCTTAAAATCGTCGTATTGATGCAAGAGCGGGCCAAGGAACATGATAACGGTACGAGTTCGCTTCGCGGCTTTGATGTCCATTTTATCTAACTGAAGTCGCTTTGGCGGAATAATTTCTAGATCGTTATTTTTAAGCCAGCGAACTTTTACGCCAATACTTTGAAGTACTTCGATAATGCGGTTAACTTCTTCAATACGTGCAACTCGGCGAAGGGTCGTTTTGCCTTTGTTTAAAAGCGCGGCACATAGTAAACCGACAGCCGCGTTCTTGCTCGTTTTAACTTCAATACTACCCGATAGCTTTTTGCCACCGTGTATGCGAAGGTTAATTTTACCTGACTTATTAAGGCTGACGATCTCACTAGAGAGGACTTCGCTGATTCTGGCTATCATCTCAAGGCTGATATTTTGTCCACCCTTTTCGATACGGTTAATAGCACTTTGGCTGGTGCCAAGCGCTTCGGCCAGCTGGGCTTGGGTGTAACCCCTTGACTGACGTATTTCTTGAATTAAATCACCGATTTTGTCTAGGTAGGTGTCAGTTTGCATGAATTTTAGTATATATCATGTATGATATACGGTCAAGCTGCTATAATAAGACGTAAATAGGAGAGGTACAGCCATGCAGGATACACAAATTGCCGATTTAATTACAGGTGAAGAACAACGAGAACGTGACGGACTAGAGCTTATTCCAAGCGAAAACTATGTAAGCCGTGAAGTACTGAACGCGCTAGGAAGCATATTTACGAATAAGTATTCCGAAGGGTATCCAGGCAGGCGCTACTACGGCGGACAAGAATTTACCGACCAAGTCGAACAGCTAGCTATCGATAGGGCTAAGAAGCTATTTAATGCCGATCATGCCAACGTACAGCCACATTCGGGCGCACCAGCAAACGAAGCGGTATACAGCGCATGGTTAGAACCAGGCGACACAGTGCTTGCAATGGACCTATCTCACGGAGGACATCTAACGCACGGAGCACCCGTGACGCGTAGTGCGCATCTATATAACTTTATTCGTTATAAGATGAAAGATCCTGCGACTGGTGAGATTGACTATGATGAGCTGCGACAGCTAGCACTGACGCATAAGCCAAAAATTATCCTTGCAGGATTTAGTGCGTACCCACGCGAACTGGACTACGCTAAGTTTGCTGCAATTGGTAACGAAGTCGGCGCGCTACTAATGGCTGACATGGCACACATTGCAGGCCTCATCGCCGGCGGCGTTGCCCGTAACCCATTCGATGACGGATTCCATGTTATTACGACTACAACCCACAAAACACTTCGTGGTCCACGTGGCGGTCTGATTCTATCAAAAGGAACTGTCGGTAACCCACTTAAAGCTCCTGAGAAGACTCTTGAAAACATTCCGACACTAATTGACCGTTCGATCTTCCCGGGTATGCAAGGCGGCCCTCACATGCACTCTATCGCAGCAAAAGCTGTCGCCTTTCATGAGGCATTGCAACCAGAATTCAAAATATATGCTGCCCAAATTGTAAAAAACGCGTCTACGCTAGCTGACGCATTACAAGAACGGGGTTTCCAACTAATCACTGGAGGTACAAGCAACCACCTGATCCTTGCTGATGTATACAAAAGTTTTGGAATTGATGGTAAAGTTGCCGAAAAAGCATTAGACAAGATTGGCCTGACTTTGAACGCTAACAGTGTTGCCGACGATCCACTACCACCATTTCGTCCAAGCGGCATTCGCTTAGGTACTCCAGCCCTTACGACACGCGGCTTAAAGGAAGAGCATATGGTGCAGATCGCAGAATGGATGAAACAGGCAATTGACGCTCGTGAAGATGAAGAAACACTTGCAAAACTCCGCGCCGAAGTAAAGAAGTTCGTCGCAAAATTCCCACTGCCTAGCGATAAATAATATCTATAGAGAAAGCTGAGAATGATAATCCACTAGATATCAATTATCTCAGGTTGATTATTCTCACGGAGTAAACGGCAGTCCCGATGACCATGATGATTGGCTTGCGGTTTCGTTAGGAATGAATGATTTTATAACTTCACCATTTGAGTACTATAATACTCAAAACAAATCTTCTAAATCTAAAAATCAAATTGATCGCTCACATATGACTAACGCCATCCAACGGTAAGCGGTAAATAAATAATACCCTGATGATCTCAGGGTATTATTTTAATATCTATATCCTTAAAGGCGGGTAACGTGCTTAAGCTAGCAGCCCGGACCAACTTTAACGGAGGTAACTGTACTTGAAGTATAGTCGTAATAGAATACATTTGCGCCGAGTGCTGCACCACAGAGATAGTAGCCAACAATTTGATTGTTGTTATTGTTGCTCGTTGAATAGCCAGTACCCGCGGCAGCAGATGCGTATACGACATCCGTAGGATCATCCAACTTCGCTTCTGCACCTGCACTAATAGTACCTGTTGCACCACAGGTGCCGGTTGTTTGAGAAGTGTCTGTTTTATTCGTAGTTAACTGACACCAAGTAGGATAGGATGAGTTAATTGTATTGTATGCTTGTGTTTTTTTTACTATTGAAGTTGCAAGGCTTTGACCGGCACTTGTTTTTGCTCGGTTCTGAATTCCGTTATAAGCCACAATCGTAATAGCCGCAAGAATAGCGATCACGACGATCACGATCAAAAGCTCGACGAGAGTGAAGCCACGATCAGACTTTAAAGATTTAACACTACGAAACATGTTATGTTCGCCTCCTAATTATACTTATCTTTAATAAGAATACTCTTAATATGCTTATGCTGCAATATTATCCTAAAAGTTCTTATCCACACCTACCATCATCTTGCACACATTTACTCACAGCCGTTAGGCTGGAAAGGAATGCAAATGAGGTATCGTTCCATGACAGACAAGCAACTCCATGTCTACGAAGCCCGTATCCGTTTGGGCTGGTTTCGGGCCGCCGAAGAACTCGGCAGCGTCACTAAAGCATGTGCTGCGACCTGAAGCGAGCGGATCTGCTTCATACCACCAAGAAGCATGTGTCCATGTCCAGCGCCGTCTCAGTGATCGTCAATACGTCCCTGGTGAGGTTGGCCAGATGGACATCAAGCACTGGAAGAAAACCGTCTAACCAGTACGGCATTGTCGACTGTGCCACCAGGATTAAATACAAGCGGGCATAAGCGTATTATGCAATACCTTTGACTTTTACAAGGTGTGCCCTTGTTTGCATAAAAATAACCTGGATATTCTCCAGGTTATTTTTATTTTGCTAAGAGGTTAGCTACTAACAGCCAGCACCAGCTTTAATAAGAGTCGCAGCTGGGGTTCCTGCTGCATAGTCCCAGTACCAGATACTCGCCCCTCCGGGACATCCCCAAACGGCGACTGCATTGCCATTATTTGCATTACTGGCAGTAAGACCACTTACTGTTCCACTTGTAGCGGTGCCAAGCATAGATCCAATATTGTCAACTACTGCTTCGCCTACGGTTGGTGCAGTATTAGCGTACGAGTTCATGCTTGTGCCCGTTACGGCTCCTGCAGGAGAAAAGTAGGCAGATTTAATAGCGTTAAGTGCTTCGAACTTCTTGACGGTAGCATTTGCCAAGCTCTGTCCTGCACTTGTCTTAGCACGGTTCTGAATTCCGTTATAAGCCACAATCGTAATAGCCGCAAGAATAGCGATCACGACGATCACGATCAAAAGCTCAACAAGCGTAAAGCCGCGGTCCTTTTTCATAGTTTTAATGTTATTAAGAGTCATCTTAATTGCCCCCTAGTTAATTGCTTTTATGTGAGTATAATACTACTCTCGATGGATAAGCGCAAGCATCTTAGTTAAGTTTATCCACACGCAGCACCCCGCTATTTGTGAATTGACGTCCGGCCGTTGTTTTCGCAGCATTTATGGTAACTTCGATAGTTGACGCATTGCCCGCACTGGCGTCTCCCAGATCTGTCGCTGTGGTCGCATCGAGGTAATATTTCACATCAAAGGAGCTTACATCTTGCATGACCTCGACATCATTTGTCTGGCAACGAGCGCTTGCCGTATACGGAGGGACGCAGGTATTGCGTTGCCATGGAACGGCGCACACCGTGTTTGCATCAACCGTTGCGTTGGTATTGTATGTAGGGACGACGGTTCGCCGCCACAAAGACCCGCTTTTTATAAAGTAGATTATCTGAACTGGCAGAATGACATTAAAATTTTGCGTTGCTGAGCCACAGGCTGCTGGCTGGTTTGCGCGGTACACTAGTTGACGAGTGGTATCTGAAGGGGTTTTATCTGTTGCATTTGTTGACAGAATGAGGTTACTCGTATTAGTAAA
It includes:
- a CDS encoding prepilin-type N-terminal cleavage/methylation domain-containing protein; the protein is MRFSLRHNNNQHSKGFTLVEMLVVAPVVILVLGAFIAVMTAIVGDVLITRDRSTVTFETQEALDRIEQDTRLATQFLTTTGTLASPQGSDSNFAGTAAFTNTSNLILSTNATDKTPSDTTRQLVYRANQPAACGSATQNFNVILPVQIIYFIKSGSLWRRTVVPTYNTNATVDANTVCAVPWQRNTCVPPYTASARCQTNDVEVMQDVSSFDVKYYLDATTATDLGDASAGNASTIEVTINAAKTTAGRQFTNSGVLRVDKLN
- a CDS encoding VOC family protein: MKINKVHHIAIIASDYEKSKAFYTDIVGATILDEYYRKERDSYKLDLAINGEYLLELFSFPNPPLRPTYPEATGLRHIAFEVDDVEAVLKELQSKNIKTTRLQNDPYTNKKTIFFFDPDDLPIEVYEK
- the glyA gene encoding serine hydroxymethyltransferase → MQDTQIADLITGEEQRERDGLELIPSENYVSREVLNALGSIFTNKYSEGYPGRRYYGGQEFTDQVEQLAIDRAKKLFNADHANVQPHSGAPANEAVYSAWLEPGDTVLAMDLSHGGHLTHGAPVTRSAHLYNFIRYKMKDPATGEIDYDELRQLALTHKPKIILAGFSAYPRELDYAKFAAIGNEVGALLMADMAHIAGLIAGGVARNPFDDGFHVITTTTHKTLRGPRGGLILSKGTVGNPLKAPEKTLENIPTLIDRSIFPGMQGGPHMHSIAAKAVAFHEALQPEFKIYAAQIVKNASTLADALQERGFQLITGGTSNHLILADVYKSFGIDGKVAEKALDKIGLTLNANSVADDPLPPFRPSGIRLGTPALTTRGLKEEHMVQIAEWMKQAIDAREDEETLAKLRAEVKKFVAKFPLPSDK
- a CDS encoding prepilin-type N-terminal cleavage/methylation domain-containing protein — protein: MKKDRGFTLVELLIVIVVIAILAAITIVAYNGIQNRAKTSAGQSLANATVKKFEALNAIKSAYFSPAGAVTGTSMNSYANTAPTVGEAVVDNIGSMLGTATSGTVSGLTASNANNGNAVAVWGCPGGASIWYWDYAAGTPAATLIKAGAGC
- a CDS encoding UDP-N-acetylglucosamine 1-carboxyvinyltransferase — encoded protein: MQTDTYLDKIGDLIQEIRQSRGYTQAQLAEALGTSQSAINRIEKGGQNISLEMIARISEVLSSEIVSLNKSGKINLRIHGGKKLSGSIEVKTSKNAAVGLLCAALLNKGKTTLRRVARIEEVNRIIEVLQSIGVKVRWLKNNDLEIIPPKRLQLDKMDIKAAKRTRTVIMFLGPLLHQYDDFKLPFAGGCNLGTRTVEPHMVGLAPFGLSVEAKPNTDYYHATVHEKKIEKTILLTERGDTVTENVIMAAALYDGITTIRNASPNYMVQDVCFFLEKLGVKIEGIGTTILKIKGVKSINKDVEYCPSEDPIEAMSLVAAAVVTDSEITIQRAPIEFIELELAILSGMGLQFELTDEYKARNGQSRLVDISIKRSVLHAPKDKLHSMPFPGVNMDNLPFLGLIATKAHGRTLVHDWSYENRAIYFTELTKLNAHIELVDPHRVFIHGPTKWKPADVVAPPALRPSVVILLAMLAAPGRSILRDVYSINRGYEDFANRLNALGAEIETIREI
- a CDS encoding HD domain-containing protein, translated to MPKPTHSQIEHLLKNIVLPFYHIKRDMPLPIGERRWENDAEHSWSVAMLACSLAHEIDPTLDVGKICQFAVAHDVVEVYANDTSAFASEAELATKDQREEQAMLTIAEEFAHFPWIIRTIEAYERKDTDEARFVYALDKYIAVTYDYIDEGKLFRERKVTLEDYNKSLETHRAKAQSYPAVGKYYNEVRDLLDAHPGFFHQNKETSK
- a CDS encoding prepilin-type N-terminal cleavage/methylation domain-containing protein, which produces MFRSVKSLKSDRGFTLVELLIVIVVIAILAAITIVAYNGIQNRAKTSAGQSLATSIVKKTQAYNTINSSYPTWCQLTTNKTDTSQTTGTCGATGTISAGAEAKLDDPTDVVYASAAAGTGYSTSNNNNNQIVGYYLCGAALGANVFYYDYTSSTVTSVKVGPGC